CGCAGTCATCGGGATTAGTAATCCTTTCAGCGTGGTAGAGATGCTTCGGCAAGCTCAGCATGACGTTCTTTAATTTTTCATAGTAACACTGATTTCTACCCCCAGCTAGGCCCGGCGCAACCTGCTGGTCCTAATGGCGTTATGCCAACCTGACCTCCTTCCTTTTCCACATGGCTGACTGGCTGCTCCCTACCCCCTCTTCGCGGCGCGACTTCCTGCGCACGCTCTCGCTCGGCGCGGGCACTACGCTAGCGGGCGCTTCGGCCCTGGCAAGCCCCCTGGAGTGGCTAGCTCCCGCGCGCAAGCTGGGTGTGGCGCTGGTGGGCCTGGGCAACTACAGCGCCGGCCAGCTGGCCCCGGCCCTGCGGCAAACCAAGTTCTGCCAATTGACGGGGGTAGTAACCGGCTCGCCGGCCAAGGCCGCGCAGTGGCAGCAGCAGTATAGCATTGCGGCCAAGAACTGCTACGATTACCAGACCTTCGACCGACTAATTGACAACCCGGCCATCGACATCGTGTACGTGGTGCTGCCCAATGCCTTGCACGCCGAATACGTGGTGCGGGCGGCGCAGGCGGGCAAGCACGTCATTTGCGAAAAGCCAATGGCGACTTCGGTGGCCGATGCCCGGCACATGCTGGCGGCGATGGAGAAGGCCGGCAAGAAATTTAGCGTGGGCTACCGGCTGCACTTTGAGCCGCACAACCAAGAGATGATGCGCCTCGGCCAGGGCCTGGCCTATGGCAAAATCAACCACCTGGCGGCTGACAAC
The genomic region above belongs to Hymenobacter psoromatis and contains:
- a CDS encoding Gfo/Idh/MocA family protein translates to MADWLLPTPSSRRDFLRTLSLGAGTTLAGASALASPLEWLAPARKLGVALVGLGNYSAGQLAPALRQTKFCQLTGVVTGSPAKAAQWQQQYSIAAKNCYDYQTFDRLIDNPAIDIVYVVLPNALHAEYVVRAAQAGKHVICEKPMATSVADARHMLAAMEKAGKKFSVGYRLHFEPHNQEMMRLGQGLAYGKINHLAADNGFKFGSGGTPWRVNKKLSGGGPLMDMGVYCLQGCIYTKGQVPISITAKFIPNPDPVLFKEVEAGVNWQLHFADGTVADCRTSYAENMQGRLRADAATGWFELAPAFGYGGLAGQTSDNSGKLNLPNINQQAAQMDDFAQCILQNKPTRVPGEMGLRDVQLLEAIYRAAETGQSVSTKDVVQLIDRTSAE